In the Nitrosarchaeum sp. genome, one interval contains:
- a CDS encoding SHOCT domain-containing protein: MTTKKKVGRIERFLKKADRAIEEGIKKADEALDDAVEFGGMAANQAKKTSKELRNRAIKEKAEITTKGIKKINESIVAVKQATIKTNEELTTLEKLGELRKTGILTEEEFQEKKKKILSRI, translated from the coding sequence ATGACCACAAAAAAGAAAGTTGGACGTATTGAAAGATTTCTAAAAAAAGCTGACAGAGCAATAGAAGAGGGAATTAAAAAAGCTGATGAGGCTTTAGATGATGCAGTAGAATTTGGAGGAATGGCAGCAAATCAAGCAAAAAAGACAAGCAAAGAACTTAGAAACAGAGCAATTAAAGAAAAAGCAGAAATCACAACAAAAGGAATTAAAAAAATTAACGAAAGTATTGTCGCAGTTAAACAGGCCACAATTAAAACCAATGAAGAGTTAACAACACTTGAAAAATTAGGCGAGTTAAGAAAAACAGGAATTCTAACTGAAGAAGAATTTCAAGAAAAGAAAAAGAAAATTTTATCGAGAATATAA
- a CDS encoding cupin domain-containing protein: MKKSNIYSKGDKRKINPNWFTNKVHMKDISSKIRSKEQDIYHVYFENGAKTKMHSHNGNQILIVTKGVGSLETFRKYGTNKTEFKIKKIEKISLNEGDVVYIPSNTLHTHGATSKKTFSHIAINILPAKNSEYKTAWYESDFKTKVTEKI; this comes from the coding sequence ATGAAAAAATCAAACATTTACTCAAAGGGAGACAAAAGAAAAATCAATCCAAATTGGTTTACAAATAAAGTTCACATGAAAGATATTTCTTCAAAAATCAGATCTAAAGAGCAAGACATCTATCATGTCTACTTTGAAAACGGAGCAAAAACAAAGATGCATTCTCATAATGGAAATCAAATATTGATAGTCACTAAAGGAGTAGGCAGCCTTGAAACATTTAGAAAATATGGTACAAATAAAACAGAATTTAAAATCAAAAAGATTGAAAAAATTAGCCTCAATGAAGGAGATGTTGTGTACATTCCATCAAATACGCTTCACACACACGGAGCAACCAGTAAAAAGACGTTTTCGCATATTGCAATCAATATTTTACCAGCTAAAAATTCAGAGTATAAAACGGCATGGTATGAATCAGACTTTAAGACAAAAGTCACAGAAAAAATATGA
- a CDS encoding cupin domain-containing protein codes for MSVRKSSEIEEILGSEGSKIKQYFHPHNTLNGIGYSLAHFTLEPGKKTILHKIKSSEIYFILEGEATLMIDGERHQVKKEDSVYVLPLSKQCIENTGTVDLRFLCIVEPAWKPEDETILE; via the coding sequence ATGTCAGTTAGAAAAAGTTCTGAAATTGAAGAGATTCTAGGCAGTGAAGGATCAAAGATAAAACAATACTTCCATCCACACAACACACTAAATGGTATTGGGTATAGTTTAGCTCATTTTACATTAGAGCCTGGGAAAAAAACTATCCTACACAAGATAAAATCCTCAGAAATTTACTTTATTTTAGAAGGGGAAGCTACACTGATGATTGATGGTGAAAGACATCAAGTAAAAAAAGAGGATTCTGTGTATGTTCTGCCATTATCAAAGCAATGCATAGAAAATACAGGAACCGTAGACCTACGATTTTTATGCATAGTAGAACCAGCATGGAAACCAGAAGATGAAACCATTTTAGAATAA
- a CDS encoding DnaJ domain-containing protein, translating to MNRFQALRTLNIKSESSMEDIKLAYRKLALEYHPDKNISEKEGIEFKKITEAYNYLKKNSTEETNNSKEKFTNSNNKTNFERKPQWGAPPGGKIPEEDWSRYTREFEEGDPTFWREYEKKFWEEYNARVRSDGKQGEYEKAKEPEKQPNLFVDVDKSLCIGCCSCEMIAPDVFSINRNSRSNPKSSVINPKGAGINKIMNAAETCPTKAIIVENADTKERLFPY from the coding sequence GTGAATAGATTTCAAGCCCTCAGAACATTGAATATAAAATCAGAATCATCAATGGAGGACATAAAATTAGCATATAGAAAATTAGCTCTGGAATATCATCCAGATAAAAATATTAGCGAAAAAGAAGGCATCGAATTTAAAAAAATCACAGAGGCATATAATTATTTGAAAAAAAATTCTACAGAAGAAACTAATAACTCTAAAGAAAAATTTACAAATTCAAACAATAAAACTAATTTTGAGAGAAAACCTCAATGGGGAGCACCGCCTGGCGGAAAGATACCGGAGGAAGACTGGAGTAGATACACTAGAGAGTTTGAAGAAGGAGATCCCACTTTTTGGAGGGAATATGAAAAAAAATTCTGGGAAGAATACAATGCACGTGTACGCTCAGATGGAAAGCAAGGAGAATATGAAAAAGCAAAAGAGCCTGAAAAACAGCCAAATCTCTTTGTTGATGTGGATAAAAGCTTGTGCATAGGATGCTGTAGTTGTGAAATGATTGCCCCTGATGTGTTTTCAATTAACAGAAATTCAAGATCAAATCCAAAATCATCAGTCATAAATCCAAAAGGTGCGGGGATTAACAAAATAATGAACGCGGCAGAAACATGCCCAACTAAAGCAATAATTGTAGAAAATGCAGATACGAAAGAGAGATTATTTCCTTATTAA
- a CDS encoding HIT family protein has protein sequence MDCIFCKIISRQIPAKIIQETSHSIAFLDAFPLTKGHTLIIPKNHHMKIQDMNPEENSDLFLLVHKVLSKVDKLTGSTLVAVHNGKDAGQEVPHVHVHLVPRTLGDSAGPIHNMFKTVKFSDSEIEEIYDKLK, from the coding sequence ATGGACTGTATATTTTGTAAAATAATTTCTAGGCAGATTCCAGCAAAAATTATTCAAGAAACTAGTCATTCTATTGCGTTTTTGGACGCTTTTCCACTTACAAAAGGACATACTCTAATAATTCCAAAAAATCATCATATGAAAATTCAAGACATGAATCCTGAGGAAAACTCAGATTTATTTTTGCTTGTACACAAAGTACTCTCAAAAGTTGACAAATTGACTGGTTCAACACTTGTAGCAGTTCATAATGGTAAAGATGCCGGACAAGAAGTTCCACATGTTCACGTACATCTAGTTCCTCGTACTCTAGGTGATTCTGCAGGACCAATTCATAATATGTTTAAAACTGTAAAATTTTCTGATTCTGAAATTGAAGAAATTTATGATAAATTAAAATAA